Proteins found in one Maridesulfovibrio sp. genomic segment:
- a CDS encoding RHS repeat-associated core domain-containing protein, producing the protein MTSEGKKFYLAVDPVGSVFMVADDKGNEIKRIIYDSFGNVLIDTNEQFCLPLGFASGLTDKDTGLVHFGFREYDPSIGRFTAQDPLGYGGGDGDFL; encoded by the coding sequence ATGACATCTGAAGGGAAGAAGTTTTATCTGGCAGTTGATCCGGTCGGGTCGGTTTTTATGGTTGCTGATGATAAAGGAAATGAGATAAAGCGAATTATATATGATTCGTTTGGTAATGTGCTAATAGATACAAATGAGCAGTTTTGTCTGCCGCTAGGTTTTGCATCCGGGCTTACTGATAAAGATACCGGGTTGGTTCATTTCGGTTTCCGAGAATATGATCCTTCCATCGGCCGGTTTACTGCACAAGACCCACTTGGGTATGGCGGCGGGGATGGGGATTTTTTATAG